Proteins encoded by one window of Pyrinomonadaceae bacterium:
- a CDS encoding isochorismatase family protein, with translation MLVIIDCQKQFPAVERVIAPVSREIGRAKKRSEWIMVVTYGGRTVTRIASQLRGYQKVVKVNKDYDDGSAVIFERLFAYHWRKKSALGVKHVGRVRHLRVAGVNTSACVMKTVDGLRRFVRVTVISDACANSANMKSPLSPEIHHKGALRRMAKWNNVTIG, from the coding sequence ATGCTTGTAATTATTGACTGTCAAAAGCAGTTTCCAGCCGTCGAGCGCGTGATTGCGCCAGTATCGAGGGAGATAGGCCGAGCCAAAAAGCGTTCAGAGTGGATTATGGTTGTTACTTACGGTGGGCGCACTGTCACGCGAATCGCGAGTCAGTTACGGGGCTATCAAAAGGTGGTCAAAGTCAATAAGGATTATGACGACGGAAGTGCCGTGATATTTGAAAGATTATTCGCGTATCACTGGCGGAAGAAGAGCGCATTAGGTGTTAAGCACGTTGGCCGCGTTCGACACTTGCGAGTTGCGGGTGTGAATACTTCAGCGTGTGTAATGAAAACTGTAGACGGATTGCGGCGCTTTGTTCGTGTAACAGTCATCAGCGATGCGTGTGCGAATTCAGCCAACATGAAGTCTCCTTTAAGTCCCGAAATTCATCACAAGGGCGCATTGCGCCGCATGGCTAAGTGGAACAACGTTACGATTGGCTAA
- a CDS encoding Rho termination factor N-terminal domain-containing protein, with amino-acid sequence MPDSAVSNRDSQLAEIQRIEGINELLEKVLKASDVEVPDAELETEAPNTPDTRPDLSGMTKAELLEHAESEGIEVARSKTKAEIIEAIQGA; translated from the coding sequence ATGCCTGACAGCGCGGTTAGCAATCGGGATTCTCAACTAGCAGAGATTCAGCGAATCGAAGGCATCAATGAACTCTTGGAAAAGGTCTTGAAGGCCAGCGACGTTGAAGTCCCTGACGCCGAACTGGAAACGGAAGCCCCGAATACGCCGGATACAAGGCCCGACTTGAGCGGCATGACGAAAGCCGAACTTCTGGAGCATGCGGAGAGTGAAGGAATTGAGGTGGCAAGGTCTAAGACGAAGGCTGAGATTATCGAGGCGATACAAGGTGCTTAA